The DNA segment CCTCGATCACCACCGCGTTCTGCGCACCGGATTGCCCGAGGTGATCTACGCCGAGGGCAAATCGCCCGAGCAGGTGCTGGAGATCTTCCGACGGCTTGCCGCCCAGTCCCCAAGAGTGCTCGCGACGCGTGTTTCCCGGGAGATGTACGACCTCATCCGAACCGACCTTCCGGAGGGCGTTGCGTACAGCGCTGCGCCTCGTCTGCTCTACCTCGACCGCGATCCCGGCCGCCCGCGCCAGGACGGCGTAGTGGTGCTCTCGGCAGGCACAGCGGACATCCCGGTGGCAGAAGAGGCGGCCATCAGTGCCGATTTGATGGGCAATGGCGTGCAGCGTGTCTTTGACGTGGGTGTAGCCGGGCTGCACCGGCTGCTCCACCACCTGCCTGCGCTTCAGAAGGCGCGCGTCATCATCGCCGTTGCCGGGATGGAGGGGGCACTGCCGAGCGTCGTCGCCGGTCTAGTGAGCTGCCCGGTGATCGCCGTGCCCACCAGCGTCGGCTATGGCGCGAGCTTTCAAGGCCTCGCCGCCTTGCTGGCCATGCTGAACAGCTGCGCTGGCGGCATCGCCGTGGTCAATATCGACAATGGCTTCGGGGCAGCATGCCTGGCCACCAAGATCAACCGGCTGAAGGATGCGACCGATGCGCCAGAGCACAACTGACACAGTCAGAAGACAACTGGAGGCAGCAGCGCTCGGTCCGTTACTGCTGGGCAAATGGGACCGGCTCTGCGCCCTCCTGGAGCGCTATGGCTCCGTCGTAGTCGCCTACTCGGGAGGGGTTGATAGCGCTCTCCTGGCCTATGCCGCTCACACCGTGCTCGGTGACCGCATGTTAGCGGTGACGATTGAGTCACCCCTCGAATCCGAAGAAGCACGCCAGAATGCGCTGGCTGTTGCGCAAGAGGCTGGGTTCCCCCATCGGGTTTTGCCCATGGCGATGCTGGAGAATCCCAAGATACGCGACAACTCCCCTGAGCGCTGCTATCACTGCAAGAAGGCCATCCTCGCCGCACTGCAGACGATTGCGGGGGAAGAAGGCTTCGCCGTCATTGTCGAAGGGCAAAACGTTGATGATGCTCGAGTCTACCGGCCTGGCCGACGGGCAGTGATCGACTGCGGAGCCAAGAGCCCGCTTGTGGAGAGCGACCTGGGCAAGCTCGAGATCAGAGCGCTGGCGCAAGCACTGCTCCTGACGGTCTGGAACCGGCCAAGCGCCCCCTGCCTCGCTACCCGGTTCCCCTACTGGACTGAACTGAGCGCCGAAGCCCTGATGAGGGTGGCGAAAGCAGAGAGCTATCTCCACGCGCTGGGCCTGGCCACAGTCCGCGTTCGTGTCGATGGGGGCGCGGCGCGCATCGAGGTGCCGGTCACGCAGATGGAGCTGATCCTGGCTCACCGCAAAGATGTCGTGCAGTACCTGTCCG comes from the Chloroflexi bacterium ADurb.Bin180 genome and includes:
- a CDS encoding AIR carboxylase; its protein translation is MESEQLKHLLAQVQAGNLSVDEAAEQLKNLPFEPVNGYANLDHHRVLRTGLPEVIYAEGKSPEQVLEIFRRLAAQSPRVLATRVSREMYDLIRTDLPEGVAYSAAPRLLYLDRDPGRPRQDGVVVLSAGTADIPVAEEAAISADLMGNGVQRVFDVGVAGLHRLLHHLPALQKARVIIAVAGMEGALPSVVAGLVSCPVIAVPTSVGYGASFQGLAALLAMLNSCAGGIAVVNIDNGFGAACLATKINRLKDATDAPEHN
- a CDS encoding NAD synthase: MRQSTTDTVRRQLEAAALGPLLLGKWDRLCALLERYGSVVVAYSGGVDSALLAYAAHTVLGDRMLAVTIESPLESEEARQNALAVAQEAGFPHRVLPMAMLENPKIRDNSPERCYHCKKAILAALQTIAGEEGFAVIVEGQNVDDARVYRPGRRAVIDCGAKSPLVESDLGKLEIRALAQALLLTVWNRPSAPCLATRFPYWTELSAEALMRVAKAESYLHALGLATVRVRVDGGAARIEVPVTQMELILAHRKDVVQYLSELHFDYVTLDLAGYRSGSRDEGLGK